The sequence gcctcgcttcTGCCAAGTCCGGCGGGGGGCAGCGGTGGGTGCTGCCCCTGCTgcacgcgggcggcggcgcccgcggcggtggcgggcagccacgacgaggacggaggagacagggcgaagcgaacgcgcgtgggggagcgaggagaggctccggagcgcgagctgcaggaCGGCAAAAGGGTATGCTGCTGCCGACACGgtgacgacggcgagaagggccgCTCGTTTCACACAGAGAGAGGTCACGTGCCTTGCGCCGCGTGggggagcagcagcggcagcagcacgcgcagctgctgcacgaGTAGCCGGGAGTCGGGgcgggaagacgaagaagatttcgaagaggacgaagggcATCACCACACACacccctccgcggcgcacgcctgcACTGCCGTCACGTCTGCTTGTCCACTCTCTCCTTGCTCCCGCGCGCTTCACCCGCCGTGGAGTCTGGGCGATTCGAGCGGCAGCCGGAGGAGCACGAGCGGCAGCACCAACACGTGCGACGAGGCGTCCTGCGAAGTCTCCGAGCCCAAGACAGAGAAGGGCGACCATCCCGGCTGGAATCGGCGCGAGAGCACGACCACAGCGAACGGCGAGGTCGAGGAGGGGCATGCCGCGAGCCACTTGCTCAGCGTCGTGGGCGCGGACCTTGAGGCTGAAGCATTGCTGCCGTGTGGAAAGGGCTTCCGGGCCGCAGGAGAAAGCTGTTTGGCGCCGCATGGATCTCCTCTGCTGGCCTCGTGTGCAGCAACCAGCGCCTCGTCCCCGGCACACCACAGTTCCCTGAGTCGCTACCGGTCCGTCGACAGCGACGTGCCTGCGTGCAGTGCGGGGGAGCGAGGGAACTGCAGCCCACGGCACTGCAGCTGCCGGTCGAGCCTGAaagaggggggcggcggaggaggctgtTGCTCGCCGCACTCGTTCCTGCTGTCCCCGGTGTCGGACGACGCGTCCAGCGTGACTTCGATGGCGCCGACGTCGCCTcagcgcgtctcgcggcagCTCACAgcttcgctctgcgcggTGTCGCCTCACTCTTCGCCACGgctcgtctcgcgctgcgtgtgcgcgcacgccgcgaagGACGAGATCCCCCTCTCCGCTCAGCACGAGTTGGCCTCGCCTGTGTCTTCGTCGCCCAAGTCTGTCGCggctccgtcgccgtcgtgcacggaggaagaggacgagtTCGCGGATCTCGCCCTATGGCCTGCGCAGATCAGTGAAGAACTACGGTGGCGGCTGGTGAAGAGAGGCCCGGTTCAGCTCGTGCATTACCCGTACCCGCGCGAcaacacgcagagacgcttcGGCCGGCAGCACTACTGGCGGACGCTGCCCTCTGGGGAAAAGCTGTGGCGGAGTTGGCTGGTGTATTCCCGCACTCGCGATGCGGTGTACTGTTTCTGTTGCAAGTTGTTTTCTCAGTTGTCCAAGAGCGTGGTCACCACGGGCTTCCGCAGATGGAAAGGCATTGCCGAGGTGCTGCGGAGCCACGAGCAGTCGAGGGACCACCGCAGCTGCATGCTTCAGTGGAAGtgcctctgtctgcgcctgcacGCGGACGTCTCTCTTGGTGACCTCAAGCAGCTCTGTGTGACGACGCCGCCAGTGAATGCAGTGGGCAAGCTCCtgaagggcgacgaggaggaggaaggcgacggagagagcaGCAGAGAACCGTTTACCGTCAAACACGGAAGGGACGAAGACGATCTCCGGtgcagaagcgagagacgagacgTCGACCTGTGGAGAAAGGACGAGGATAGGAAAGTGAAGTGACTCTCGCCGGGATCACCACTGTGTATACACACGGGGGATGAAATGCCCCTCTGCAGCGACCCCGGCCGACTTTCGTGATTGCCGAAAATCAATCCGGACGCGAGAGGGACCGTACCTTTTTTAAGCTATCAGAAGATGCTGTTTTTGACTTTTTCATGTTCCTCTCCAGCGTCTTTTCCTGCGGACATATCTGCAAGAGGGAGTCCGTGTAGAACTACGATCATTTTCATTCTTGTCTGCATGTGTTTATGACCGCAGTGTGTGGGAAGCCACGGCCTCtttctgtgtgtctgtgtgcgcACCGTTTCACTTCTTCGGGAGGAAGGAATAACGTGTTAACGGGGCGCGAGATACACTCCGCAGCCTTGTCTTGCAGACAGGCGAGAAATCATGAGCAGCCGGGAGAGAAAGGACGTCTTAGTCAAACCCGTGTGATGTTTTTTCCTCATACCGTATCGTCGCTGTAACTATCGATATCATGAACGTGTGTCCATGTATATCATGGGAATACGAGGAGTCGCTGGTTCCCGAAGAAGATCGGCGTTTGTCTCACCCGGCTGCAGGGATGACTTGTCTCTGTGGCAGATTTGTCTGTAATCCAAGGCGCGTCAGATCCTGCTTCAGGGGCGCATTCAAGCGCCGAAGGAAAACGACAGAGGGCATTTCCTTCAGCGGCTAAGCGCCGGAGCCGGGAATCGATTTTGTTTTTGCATAGGGGatgcttcctctctcgcccctGTGTGTTCATATGTGTGGTAGAGGCAGGAACGAGAATCTCTCTGGCGGTCTGTGCACATTGCGTATGCAAGCATGTGTTGCTCCTTGGTTTCCTTCACCGTGGACTTCTCTCCACGTGTGTGCGCCAAGCGACAGGTCAGGTGTTTTTGATTTTAAATGCGTTCGATATACTCCTCCGTATGCTTCTGAAACGGTGTGTGTATCACCTCTACTCCTGCGCCATGCTATGAGGGAACCGAAAGCGGGTTCGTGCGAGAAGTGGGAGGAGAGCGCACTACTAGTATTTCGGGACTGTATTATCACCAGCCAATGTCCACGTTCGGGTcaaggcgccgcctcgcctgtgggagtttttttttttttttggggggggggggggatgaCGCAAAGGCCTGGCGTCTGTTTGTCGCTGCCCTTCTCGTCCGTGTCTCTGGGGCCTAGGCGTTTCGTCCGTCGCGCCCTCCATCCAAGCAACGTGGCTCGCGGCCCCCACTGCAGTCATGAGATCCCGCCTTCATCAAGGAAAGGGGTCATaggcagagacaggaggaggcgtcgTTTCTCATCTCCTGTTGTGTTTTGCGCGGGTCCGCGACGTCCGTGTGTGCGCGTGACTGAGAGCAACAGACTCTGTGTTTGAGCCTGGCGCGTCCCCTGCTTTCATGGAGGAGAAGGGGGCGTTGCTTCTCTGGAAGATGATGAAGCGCAGGCCGGTTTTTGCCATTCGCTGTCGTGTGCAAgtcgtcttcggcgctcgtacgcgccgccggggcaAACGGGAAGGTTTTTGAAGGAGAAACTGAAACGAAGCAAAAAGTGGAAGTGAGTGGCCTCGGGACGATTGCGTCGTGCGTCTTGGTGGGCTGTGTAGCCTCAAGTCGTGTTTGGAGGATGGAGCAGATGAGAGAACTGCACACAGTTCCGGGTGTCGCACCCGTTTTCATCTTCGAGTCCGGTTGTGCAATGCCGGgaccgcgaggaggctgTTGCATGACGGGGGgtcgggggggagggagcgTAGGCCTAGGTTGGCTGGGGACACTGGAGGTGGAGGAAAGAGCTGAAGGGCGCTCGGTTTCTGTGTGGACACTCTCTGGCGCCTGACAGTGAAGAAACGCTTTGCGGATCGTCACCATTTTCCTGGCACCTTGCCGCCGATGCTTCCGTATCCTCACCATTCATCAATATGACATGAGACGCCGTGTGTATGTGGCGGTGCCCGTGAGGGGCGAAGCACGAGGGTGAGACGCCAGGCACCGCGGTGAAACGCGAGCACGCCGAACCGATGCGGAAGCCGGCGCGCTGGCACCACCAGCAGCTCTGAACCGTACCTACAGACCGGCTCGCTAAAAAGAGTCGTGTGCGACACGGTTTGAGTGCCGTCTCTCACCAGCAGAACCCAATGGGAGTGCCGATTTCTGTGCGGGTTGTGGCAAACGCCCCTCCCGCCCTTCCCTCTCCAGTGGACTGTCGTTGGGAGCAACACGTGCCGGTGTTGAGTTCTTGGGTTCTCGCAGCCAAGCCTGGCCTGGAGTCGTTTTTTCCGCGGTCTAGAGTAAAAGAAACGCTTGTCTGTGGCCGCACAAGAAATCCGTCGTCCGGTGCATGAGCTGGATTGCGTACGCTCTGCGTGGCGGCCTGCGTCTGATCTGCTGGTATAGCCATAATGACTGGAACCTGTTCCGGCGCGCAACACGCGGAAGCGGCTGGAAGAAATTGAGGAAGTCCTCAGGGAGACGCGTGTCTTAGcttgcgttttttctcgtgCGGTGTGCAGTTCTTTGATGCagtggcggcggctccggGCTCAGAAGCGTAGATGCGCTACCTCTTGTTGCGGACAGAGGCGGCTGCAGAAAGAGGCGACCGAACTCCTGTAACGAGGTGCTCCGTATTCCACGTTTTTTCTGTTGCATGTGGAGGAGTCAACTCGAAGGGGGTATTCTGCACCTGGTCGCCCCTCCGCTCCTTCGCGTGAGAGGGCTCATTCTCGAAGGGCGTCTTTTATGGGGTCAAGCGCCAACCGTAAGGCTGGGGGCGCGGCGCATTGCACACGTTGAGGCCGCGCGTGTGCCCCTacgccgctgcctcccaccgtttgctgcggcagcgggtGTGGATGTGAGAGGACCTTAATGTGGCGAACAGTTTTTTCCTCACGGGCAGAGCGGGAAGGCCTCGTGCCCTGTCTGCGTGCCGGGGGGAGGGAAAGGCCGgtgggcgggggggggggggggggggagcaaAAGCCCTGCAAATGTGCGAAGCGGGAGCTATCTCAGCTGCATTCCCACAGAGTCGTAAAACTTAACATCAGGATGTCTGTTGTGGTATCTCGCCGTAGTGCGGCGCTTTCGGGCATTGCGGTTTCTGTGTGCTGACGTTCTGTGATTCTCTACTAGGGAATAGTGTGAGACGGCGGCTTCCGTGAACTAGGCGCGCAGGGCCAACTGGCGGGGAGCCTGAGCTTTTATGGTGAAAAGGGGACTGCTACGAAGGGCGATAGCCGCGTTCACTGATGAGACGAGAGGACGACTGGAGGAGTCCCCAGGCGATAAAGGGCAGGACCCGCATGTGCCGCACCAGTTTTCTGGTGAAACCGCTGAGGTCAAAAAAGGCCCGCGCCGGGTCAGAAATCCGCAgagcggaagcagcggccTCAGACAGATGGGAGCCGGCACTTCCGTCGATCGCGCCAGGCTCACTCGTGAGGAGAAACAAAAAATCGGGAAGGGCCGTTTGTGCGTCACGGCTGTGAGCAGGGACGTCTCAGGCGgtgccgcgcgtcttcggggCGATGGCGTGTGTCTTGTTGGGGAAGCGGCGTGTTATAGACATTCCCGTTTTCTGGGCTGTCACGGTCATATATGTTGATAGTTTTAGTTATGTTTTTCTGTTATGGTTCGCGACAGAGCCAAAAGTGGTACGCTCACCCCCTGGTGGGCACACGAGCccgaaggcccgcgcgccagcagcgcgaatAGGAAACAACAGGCGAACCAGCAGAAGTGCGGAGTGGTAACAAAAATGACAATGACGCGCCTAAGCTGCTGTCGTGGggtggggggaggggggggcggggtaGAGTGAGAGAGCCTAACAGAAGAGGCCGGGAACGCAGAATGAAGCCGTTAGGCGAGACATAGTGCCCCCTAGTGTTTAGATATGGGAAGGAGAGACATAACCGTGAAAGGGACACGTGGACGAGATAAGGAAACAAGTGAAAAGGTGGTGTTACATGATTTTTTCAAAGACGTGGTGTTAGGATGTATTAATTTATCTCGATGTGGGCGATTTGTCATCAGTTTTTTGCAGATATATCGTGGTGCAGCCAGTCGCACTCCTGTGAGCTCGCCCCTCTCACGGACGGCAGCGACTCaagggagagacgaaggatTGAAGCTGCGGGTAGAGGAACGAGTCTGCCTTGTTGTGCTTTTGCTGAGGCGGGATTGTGACTAGTTAGAGCGGCGTTATGAGTCTGTCAGCGTGAACAAATCCGTATGGCGTTGATTTACACCGGGCAGGGACGTGAGCGGGCTGAAAAAAAGTGATATGAGAAGTGAACCCTGTCCTCCTTGATTGCTCACAAACGGATATATACGTGTGtattcatatacatatatcctTTTTTC is a genomic window of Besnoitia besnoiti strain Bb-Ger1 chromosome IV, whole genome shotgun sequence containing:
- a CDS encoding hypothetical protein (encoded by transcript BESB_052630); this encodes MSSPACSFLSAFRLPGSASAAGDFSDGSLASTNVEEGMLSPCIPSELCAAPGKQSCVPSAKGSSGICNASAPQGAARPAPVAEGSAAAGNPSGSGAGPTVVRRKQLSGAQKRKRKRELLAKNRVEPASLFSFLSTTVTSQAIYEDWQDLNRAIREESARYEARTVLASASLLPSPAGGSGGCCPCCTRAAAPAAVAGSHDEDGGDRAKRTRVGERGEAPERELQDGKRVCCCRHGDDGEKGRSFHTERGHVPCAAWGSSSGSSTRSCCTSSRESGREDEEDFEEDEGHHHTHPSAAHACTAVTSACPLSPCSRALHPPWSLGDSSGSRRSTSGSTNTCDEASCEVSEPKTEKGDHPGWNRRESTTTANGEVEEGHAASHLLSVVGADLEAEALLPCGKGFRAAGESCLAPHGSPLLASCAATSASSPAHHSSLSRYRSVDSDVPACSAGERGNCSPRHCSCRSSLKEGGGGGGCCSPHSFLLSPVSDDASSVTSMAPTSPQRVSRQLTASLCAVSPHSSPRLVSRCVCAHAAKDEIPLSAQHELASPVSSSPKSVAAPSPSCTEEEDEFADLALWPAQISEELRWRLVKRGPVQLVHYPYPRDNTQRRFGRQHYWRTLPSGEKLWRSWLVYSRTRDAVYCFCCKLFSQLSKSVVTTGFRRWKGIAEVLRSHEQSRDHRSCMLQWKCLCLRLHADVSLGDLKQLCVTTPPVNAVGKLLKGDEEEEGDGESSREPFTVKHGRDEDDLRCRSERRDVDLWRKDEDRKVK